In Myxococcus stipitatus, the following are encoded in one genomic region:
- a CDS encoding LON peptidase substrate-binding domain-containing protein: MTAQERVESAAVRALKVFPLPSAVLFPHSIIPLHIFEPRYRAMVRDALAGDRVIALAQLEEGWEGNYDGRPPMVPLMCAGVIAWDEEVEDGRYNILLQGVSRIEMLSELATDKPYREVHAKVLTDLPYHGPEEERLRQAVFELAGRVPPTFAENLLPATARATGGMLADVVAAAVIPEAERRQELLAELDVKRRLDAVLEDVGELIARLQPVRPSGPLN; the protein is encoded by the coding sequence ATGACCGCCCAAGAACGCGTCGAGAGCGCCGCCGTGCGCGCGCTGAAGGTCTTTCCACTGCCCTCGGCGGTGCTCTTCCCTCACTCCATCATTCCGTTGCACATCTTCGAGCCCCGCTACCGCGCCATGGTGCGCGACGCGCTCGCGGGAGACCGCGTCATCGCGCTGGCGCAGCTGGAGGAGGGGTGGGAGGGCAACTACGACGGGCGTCCTCCCATGGTGCCGCTGATGTGCGCGGGCGTCATCGCCTGGGACGAAGAGGTGGAGGACGGCCGCTACAACATCCTCCTCCAGGGCGTCAGCCGCATCGAGATGCTCTCCGAGCTGGCGACGGACAAGCCCTACCGGGAAGTGCACGCGAAGGTGCTCACGGACCTGCCCTACCACGGGCCGGAGGAGGAGCGGCTGCGGCAGGCCGTCTTCGAGCTGGCCGGGCGCGTGCCCCCCACCTTCGCGGAGAACCTCCTGCCCGCGACGGCCCGCGCGACGGGCGGGATGCTGGCGGACGTGGTGGCCGCCGCGGTGATTCCCGAGGCCGAGCGCCGGCAGGAGCTGCTGGCCGAGCTGGACGTGAAGCGCCGGCTGGACGCGGTGCTGGAGGACGTGGGCGAGCTCATCGCCCGGTTGCAGCCCGTCCGGCCCTCGGGCCCGCTCAACTGA
- the nadE gene encoding NAD(+) synthase encodes MRLVKVGIASVNTTVGAFVRNVDRALVLAKRMAEDGVTVGVFQEQLLAGYPAEDMVQWQGFIDRQWPELERFAQETAALPTVFVVGVGVALQGQRLNCAAVVAGGRVLGLVPKEKLPTYNVFYEARTFGRGQPGMAELHRGVPLGDYLFQFDFGVLAPEVCEDIWSADGPMRRRAYAGAELVVNISASPFRLGVMETRRELIATRSSDHQCTIAYANAVGANDGLIFDGGGFVNQNGRHVLEAPRFQEGYAAAVVDLDRTLRLRGEATTWRLDREAWLSSGGKGPSVLDCTQVVRTRRESLAYPVPAHRSFFLPAQSKQRSARDALCEDILDALALGVGDYFEKTRAFKLLGIALSGGRDSLLTLLIAHRYARRVRPENPGSLIQAFYMPSRYSSDSTRDAAETIARELGVPFQIVSIDEAFERERAVAEQMLGGASVTPITEQNIQARLRAQRMWNWSNSCGGLFLQTGNMSEKSVGYTTIGGDLMGALAVIANVPKTVVVYLLDYLQEVTGYEGIRKVLAKPAGPELAHNQVGEEELMPFPILDACFYLYAGEKLTPAEMLKALVSMFPEVEASKLGGSVDKFVRLFTQSIYKWVQSPLSLHIGNLDLDRERALQLPVVTGSEWMRDKA; translated from the coding sequence ATGCGGCTCGTGAAAGTCGGCATCGCCAGTGTGAACACCACCGTGGGAGCCTTCGTCCGCAACGTGGACCGGGCCCTGGTCCTGGCGAAGCGGATGGCCGAGGACGGCGTCACCGTGGGCGTCTTCCAGGAGCAGCTGCTCGCGGGCTACCCGGCCGAGGACATGGTGCAGTGGCAGGGCTTCATCGACCGGCAGTGGCCGGAGCTGGAGCGCTTCGCTCAGGAGACCGCCGCGCTGCCCACCGTCTTCGTCGTGGGCGTGGGCGTGGCCCTTCAAGGTCAGCGTCTCAACTGCGCGGCGGTGGTGGCCGGTGGCCGCGTGCTGGGGCTCGTGCCCAAGGAGAAGCTGCCCACCTACAACGTCTTCTACGAGGCGCGCACGTTCGGCCGGGGTCAGCCCGGCATGGCGGAGCTCCACCGGGGCGTGCCGCTGGGTGACTACCTCTTCCAGTTCGACTTCGGCGTGCTGGCGCCGGAGGTCTGCGAGGACATCTGGAGCGCGGACGGCCCCATGCGCCGGCGCGCGTACGCGGGCGCGGAGCTGGTGGTGAACATCTCCGCCTCGCCCTTCCGGCTGGGCGTGATGGAGACGCGGCGGGAGCTCATCGCCACCCGCTCCTCGGACCACCAGTGCACCATCGCCTACGCCAACGCGGTGGGCGCCAACGACGGCCTCATCTTCGACGGCGGCGGCTTCGTCAACCAGAACGGCCGCCACGTCCTGGAGGCGCCGCGCTTCCAGGAGGGCTACGCGGCGGCGGTGGTGGACCTGGACCGCACGCTGCGCCTACGCGGCGAGGCCACCACGTGGCGCCTGGACCGCGAGGCGTGGCTGTCCTCGGGCGGCAAGGGCCCGTCCGTCCTGGACTGCACCCAGGTGGTGCGCACCCGCCGCGAGTCGCTCGCGTACCCCGTGCCCGCCCACCGCAGCTTCTTCCTGCCCGCGCAGTCCAAGCAGCGCTCCGCGCGCGATGCCTTGTGCGAGGACATCCTGGACGCGCTCGCGCTGGGCGTGGGCGACTACTTCGAGAAGACGCGCGCCTTCAAGCTGCTGGGCATCGCGCTCTCGGGCGGACGTGACTCGCTCTTGACGCTGCTCATCGCGCACCGGTACGCCCGGCGCGTGCGGCCGGAGAACCCGGGCTCGCTCATCCAGGCGTTCTACATGCCCAGCCGCTACTCGAGCGACTCCACGCGCGACGCGGCGGAGACGATTGCGCGCGAGCTGGGGGTGCCCTTCCAGATTGTCTCCATCGACGAGGCCTTCGAGCGTGAGCGCGCCGTGGCCGAGCAGATGCTGGGCGGCGCGAGCGTCACGCCCATCACCGAGCAGAACATCCAGGCCCGCCTGCGCGCCCAGCGCATGTGGAACTGGAGCAACTCCTGCGGCGGCCTGTTCCTCCAGACAGGCAACATGAGCGAGAAGTCCGTGGGCTACACCACCATCGGCGGTGACTTGATGGGCGCGCTGGCCGTCATCGCCAACGTGCCCAAGACGGTGGTGGTGTACCTGCTGGACTACCTCCAGGAGGTGACGGGCTATGAGGGCATCCGCAAGGTGCTGGCCAAGCCCGCGGGGCCGGAGCTGGCGCACAATCAGGTGGGCGAGGAGGAGCTGATGCCCTTCCCCATCCTCGACGCGTGCTTCTACCTGTATGCGGGCGAGAAGCTCACGCCCGCGGAGATGCTCAAGGCGCTCGTGTCGATGTTCCCGGAGGTGGAGGCGTCGAAGCTCGGCGGCTCCGTGGACAAGTTCGTGCGCCTCTTCACCCAGTCCATCTACAAGTGGGTGCAGTCCCCCCTGTCGCTGCACATCGGAAACCTGGACCTGGACCGGGAGCGCGCCCTGCAGCTGCCCGTCGTCACCGGCTCCGAGTGGATGCGCGACAAGGCCTGA
- a CDS encoding FKBP-type peptidyl-prolyl cis-trans isomerase has translation MSLKIEDSKVGTGDEAKAGHMVSVHYVGTLTDGKKFDSSRDRGQPFSFKLGAGQVIQGWDQGVAGMKVGGVRKLTIPPDLGYGARGAGGVIPPNATLVFEVELLGVR, from the coding sequence ATGAGCCTGAAGATTGAAGACTCGAAGGTGGGCACCGGCGACGAGGCGAAGGCCGGGCACATGGTCTCCGTGCACTACGTGGGGACGCTGACGGACGGCAAGAAGTTCGACAGCAGCCGGGACCGGGGTCAGCCCTTCTCGTTCAAGCTGGGTGCGGGTCAGGTCATCCAGGGGTGGGACCAGGGTGTCGCGGGCATGAAGGTGGGCGGCGTGCGCAAGCTCACCATTCCCCCGGACCTGGGGTACGGCGCGCGTGGCGCGGGTGGCGTGATTCCGCCCAACGCGACGCTGGTGTTCGAGGTGGAGCTCCTGGGCGTCCGCTGA
- the trxA gene encoding thioredoxin: MATVEITKDNFKETVGKDGIVILDWWAAWCGPCRAFAPTFETASDKHPDVVFGKIDTDAQPELSGAFEIRSIPTLMVFRDGILLFEQPGALPAAALEDLLRQVRALDMVAVKKEAEERRSKEAPKA; encoded by the coding sequence ATGGCGACGGTGGAAATCACCAAGGACAACTTCAAGGAGACGGTCGGCAAGGACGGCATCGTCATCCTGGACTGGTGGGCGGCGTGGTGTGGGCCGTGTCGGGCGTTCGCGCCCACTTTCGAGACGGCATCGGACAAGCACCCGGACGTCGTGTTCGGGAAGATTGATACGGATGCGCAGCCGGAGCTGTCCGGGGCGTTCGAGATTCGCTCCATCCCCACGTTGATGGTGTTCCGGGACGGCATCCTGCTCTTCGAGCAGCCCGGAGCGCTGCCCGCCGCGGCGCTGGAGGACCTGCTGCGGCAGGTTCGCGCGCTCGACATGGTGGCGGTGAAGAAGGAAGCCGAGGAGCGCCGGAGCAAGGAAGCCCCCAAGGCTTGA
- a CDS encoding DUF2378 family protein, translated as MDSPAHLQARMALCRPEHMVLDLFVRSLRESIAQHMCRALKHAAGVILPDAPPRGSPTHRSAREYLELLHEGASTLNPLLGQDYAATVEQLSFTAAGPVFLAPVGAMVMAIAGEDPHRGLFLGSGLAEATSTFGERDYERLADNAARLRFKDEFFGPAWCTGLVRGGLIQKNPEQRFHVRLETGEPPYKDFSLLVTW; from the coding sequence ATGGACTCTCCCGCGCACCTGCAAGCCCGCATGGCCCTGTGTCGCCCCGAGCACATGGTCCTCGACTTGTTCGTGAGGAGTCTGCGCGAGAGCATCGCCCAGCACATGTGCCGGGCCCTCAAGCACGCCGCGGGTGTCATCCTCCCGGACGCTCCGCCGCGCGGCTCGCCCACGCACCGCTCCGCCCGCGAGTACCTGGAGCTGCTTCACGAAGGCGCCAGCACCTTGAACCCGCTCCTGGGGCAGGACTACGCGGCCACCGTGGAGCAGCTCTCCTTCACCGCCGCGGGCCCCGTCTTCCTGGCCCCCGTGGGCGCCATGGTGATGGCCATCGCCGGGGAGGACCCTCACCGCGGCCTCTTCCTGGGCTCGGGGCTCGCGGAGGCCACCAGCACCTTCGGAGAACGCGACTACGAGCGCCTCGCGGACAACGCCGCGCGCCTGCGCTTCAAGGACGAGTTCTTCGGCCCCGCGTGGTGCACGGGCCTGGTCCGCGGGGGCCTCATCCAGAAGAACCCGGAGCAGCGCTTCCACGTGAGGCTGGAGACAGGCGAGCCGCCCTACAAGGACTTCTCGCTGCTCGTCACCTGGTAG
- a CDS encoding sterol desaturase family protein gives MSINVYAIATPFVIALALGEFIYCVARRNGYYSFQDSIASVGTAVLNQCVNVAVALLVLPLFSQLGQFALWKFDSTSPWALVGLFLGVDFLFYWFHRFGHRTNLGWAAHSPHHSTEELNYAVALRASVTQRIFSFLFYWPLVIVGFSPEAVLTMVAFHLVLQFIPHTRVIPKMPRWIESWLNTPSHHRVHHARNGRYIDKNYAGSLIIWDRMFGTYAEELEECSYGVTTPPNTWDPTVINFQYWGKLVSDAAKTKSGWDRLRLWFMPTGWRPSDLPPRDELKWTPGEDTKFQSTELPNIRGYLIFQMVTSMPFMLLVSHHASPLTGWQKVTLSLLFWAMATAWGGMMESKRWGLPLEMARVLATGGSVLLWLTQAAAPLSWRTLTAVWLAATLVWLSVARMSHRTLAPAPRASR, from the coding sequence ATGTCCATCAACGTCTACGCCATCGCCACGCCCTTCGTCATCGCGTTGGCGCTCGGCGAGTTCATCTACTGCGTGGCCCGGCGCAACGGCTACTACAGCTTCCAGGACTCCATCGCGAGCGTGGGCACCGCGGTCCTCAACCAGTGCGTCAACGTGGCGGTGGCCCTGTTGGTGCTGCCCCTCTTCTCGCAACTGGGACAGTTCGCCCTCTGGAAGTTCGACAGCACGTCGCCGTGGGCGCTCGTGGGATTGTTCCTGGGCGTCGACTTCCTCTTCTACTGGTTCCACCGCTTCGGGCACCGAACGAATCTCGGCTGGGCCGCGCACTCGCCCCACCACTCCACCGAGGAGCTCAACTACGCGGTGGCCCTGCGCGCCAGCGTCACCCAGCGCATCTTCTCGTTCCTCTTCTACTGGCCGCTCGTCATCGTCGGCTTCTCGCCGGAGGCCGTGCTGACCATGGTGGCCTTCCACCTGGTCCTCCAGTTCATCCCCCACACCCGCGTCATCCCCAAGATGCCCCGGTGGATTGAGTCGTGGCTCAACACGCCCTCGCACCACCGCGTCCACCACGCGCGCAACGGGCGCTACATCGACAAGAACTACGCGGGCTCGCTCATCATCTGGGACCGCATGTTCGGCACCTACGCGGAGGAACTCGAAGAGTGCTCCTATGGCGTCACCACACCCCCGAACACCTGGGACCCCACCGTCATCAACTTCCAGTACTGGGGCAAGCTGGTCAGCGACGCGGCGAAGACGAAGAGCGGGTGGGACCGGCTGCGCCTGTGGTTCATGCCCACCGGCTGGCGCCCCTCCGATTTGCCGCCTCGCGATGAACTCAAGTGGACACCCGGCGAGGACACCAAGTTCCAGTCGACGGAGCTGCCCAACATCCGCGGCTACCTCATCTTCCAGATGGTGACGTCCATGCCGTTCATGCTGTTGGTCAGCCATCACGCCTCGCCGTTGACGGGATGGCAGAAAGTGACGCTCAGCCTCCTCTTCTGGGCCATGGCCACCGCGTGGGGCGGAATGATGGAGTCCAAACGCTGGGGTCTGCCGCTGGAGATGGCCCGTGTCCTCGCGACCGGTGGCTCTGTGTTGTTGTGGCTCACGCAAGCCGCCGCGCCCCTCTCCTGGAGAACACTCACCGCCGTCTGGCTCGCCGCGACGTTGGTGTGGTTGAGCGTGGCGCGCATGAGCCATCGCACCTTGGCGCCCGCGCCGCGCGCCTCGCGCTGA
- a CDS encoding Crp/Fnr family transcriptional regulator, with translation MRYPKLYEKLAPLGPIPEHEWERAESLAKEQGVERKGLFLRPGEAVDRFGLVLQGVFRLVRVSARGAEMVKAFRSEGDLVGAYAEMLMRVPSMTTIEALEPSRVLVFREQDIQTLEAAHVCWVRVLRRVAERHFLMKERREQEFLEFSAEERLDMFWAEHPHLKGRVPQRDVAAYLGITEVALSRIMSRRRKRAESEAD, from the coding sequence GTGAGATACCCGAAGCTCTACGAGAAGCTGGCTCCGCTCGGTCCCATCCCCGAACACGAGTGGGAGCGGGCCGAGTCGCTCGCGAAGGAGCAGGGCGTGGAGCGCAAGGGACTCTTCCTGCGCCCCGGTGAGGCGGTGGACCGCTTCGGGTTGGTGCTCCAGGGCGTGTTCCGGCTGGTGCGGGTGTCGGCGCGGGGCGCGGAGATGGTGAAGGCGTTCCGCTCCGAAGGCGACCTCGTGGGCGCCTATGCGGAGATGCTCATGCGGGTGCCGTCGATGACCACCATCGAGGCGCTGGAGCCCTCGCGTGTGTTGGTGTTCCGCGAGCAGGACATCCAGACGTTGGAAGCGGCCCACGTGTGCTGGGTGCGGGTGCTGCGCCGGGTCGCCGAGCGGCACTTCCTCATGAAGGAGCGCCGCGAGCAGGAGTTCCTGGAGTTCTCCGCCGAGGAGCGGTTGGACATGTTCTGGGCGGAGCATCCCCACCTGAAGGGCCGCGTGCCGCAGCGAGACGTGGCGGCGTATCTGGGCATCACCGAGGTGGCGCTCAGCCGCATCATGTCTCGCCGCCGCAAGCGCGCGGAGTCCGAGGCGGACTAG
- a CDS encoding Ig-like domain-containing protein, translating into MPRSLRLTALLSTCTLLVMTGCGSEDPSSPTPDPSDTTKPHVTASSPAEGDTGVLPVQRFKQDAKTTGLQRLVTLSFSEPMDRQQAQVSLVDVDTPATAPRALTGTWSEDGRSLSVTIPRPQADLPPLEEDRHYALDLASLRDVSGNALDAAHEGLKDGRLDFTTGKRDRNLEHACAHALLDTPIALTAGASPTAAYPAADTSHKAYALTLPAKGASFLGYTEVVSAERDEPIVMYLDREVAVTVHDVTETETVIASSLAPAPDVCLPVITHTLKFTAPGGDRFLRLTHGPAPRDSYTFVFERL; encoded by the coding sequence ATGCCGCGTTCCCTCCGCCTCACCGCCCTGCTCTCCACCTGCACGCTGCTCGTCATGACGGGCTGCGGATCCGAAGACCCTTCCTCGCCCACGCCTGACCCCAGTGACACCACGAAGCCTCACGTCACCGCGTCCAGTCCGGCCGAAGGAGACACGGGCGTTCTTCCCGTCCAGCGCTTCAAGCAGGACGCGAAGACCACCGGCCTGCAGCGGCTCGTCACCCTCTCCTTCAGCGAGCCCATGGACCGCCAGCAGGCCCAGGTGTCGCTGGTCGACGTCGACACACCCGCCACCGCGCCACGCGCCCTGACGGGGACCTGGTCCGAGGATGGCCGGAGCCTGTCCGTCACCATTCCCCGGCCCCAGGCCGACCTTCCGCCGCTCGAGGAAGACAGACACTACGCGCTGGACCTTGCGTCCCTGCGGGATGTCTCGGGCAATGCGTTGGACGCGGCACATGAGGGATTGAAGGACGGCCGCCTCGACTTCACCACCGGGAAGCGGGACCGGAACCTCGAGCACGCCTGCGCCCACGCGCTCCTGGATACGCCCATCGCCCTCACCGCGGGCGCCTCGCCCACCGCCGCGTATCCCGCGGCCGACACGTCTCACAAGGCCTACGCGCTGACGCTCCCCGCGAAGGGGGCGTCCTTCCTCGGCTACACGGAGGTCGTGTCCGCGGAGCGCGACGAGCCCATCGTCATGTACCTGGACCGCGAGGTCGCCGTGACGGTCCACGACGTGACGGAGACGGAGACGGTCATTGCCTCCAGCCTCGCGCCCGCGCCCGACGTCTGCCTGCCCGTGATTACCCACACCCTCAAGTTCACCGCGCCCGGGGGAGACCGCTTCCTGCGCCTCACCCATGGCCCCGCCCCTCGAGACTCGTACACCTTCGTCTTCGAGCGGCTCTAG